The region caataaatataaaaatatttgtgtcTGTGAGAAACGTTTCAGCTGTGACATGACAAATAATCCAGATTGTTACCACATTTCTGCATGCGCCCACCCTGACGGCAAGTTTATCGCGTTTTAATTCAGTGCTTCAAATTACCgtaaaaaaacagcagttttcCTTCTCCGACCAGCTTGGTCAGAGTCAGATGTAAAAAGGTgcagaacatgttttattttttatttactgaagAAGCAGAAATGTTTGTAATATGTGGTGTTAGATGGAGTTTAGCAGAAAACATCTTCAGGAATTTTCTCCACCTTTAAACTAATTTCAGTTCAAACCTCCATAGTCATGTTAAAGCATCTGTATTTgaaatgcatattttatttacatttacccACACATACGACTTGTTATCATAATAACCTGTTTATTcttaataaatgattgtttttctttacacatcaacatttatttgtctgaatttaaagtTACAAAACAGTCTGAAACGTTCCGGCAGCAGCAGGAACCTGAAAAGCTGCATAAAGGATGAAGCTGTTATCATGTAAACGGAATAAAAGTCATTTCTACAAacctttttacatatttttcagaGCAAGGATCATCtctaaaacattaaaagctGCCTGAAGGGGGAGGAAGGctgtaaatatttggttttcaaCCACTTCCTAAAATCCATCAAAGGTTTCACTTGTTCCAGCCGATGACCTCATAGAAAAGGGCCTTGAGCAGCCGAGCCTCGTAGGTGACGGTGTTTTTGCCGATGTGACCGTGGATCTCCTCCAAAGGCTGCTCGATGATGGCCGGCACCTCCTTCCCGTAAACTGCAGGGAGACGAGGAGGAAACCGTTACAGAGCTGCTCTCTCTACACCCAGCAGTGCAGCTGGTTTTTCTTCCTGCTTCTCCTGAGTCAAACATCAGAACCACCTTTCAGACTCTGACTGCTTTATGCTAAATCAGTGTCTCAACGGGGCCGTTCGAAAATAAGTTGCTGTTTGCTTTGGCTGTAATCATCTTAAATATACAGTGTTgtggaaaagtatttaccccctcaCAGATTTATCTCTGCTTTttttcaaaccttaatgtttcagatcaaattttaatatgaaataaggttaacctgaataaaaataaaaagcagtttcttggtaaatgtgagacgggCCTTCATGtccttttgggtcagcagtggttctggcctcGGAAATCTCCTACATAGAGGCCATTGTTGCTTGGTCTCTCTTTCTTAACATTGAATCATGGACTCTGACCATAACTAAGTCACTGAGGCCTGCAGtgatttagatgttgttctgggttcgtCTGTGACCTGAATGAGTCGTTGATGAGCTCTTGGAAAAAGTTTGGTGGGCGGGTCTCTCCTGGGTGGGTTCCCCACTGCTCAATGTGTGGTTTCTAAGACAGAAGCCTTAGAAAGTGACTTATGTTCctcatgatgtgttgcttttgataTCTTTTAGCCTGCTtcgtgttgtcagacaggttctatttactGTTACTCTCAGAGTTATTGCTGGTAAAGGCGGTTCTAAGCTATGTCTTTTTATAATAAGAGTGTGgatcctgttgtttttttcacacttgATGTtggatttaaatagttttagaaGCTGATAAAGACCAGGTAGTTCTCAActtgtccaaaaacatgaagaTCTAGAAATGAAAGATGGTGCATTATTTAACAAGATCTTAAATAGAGCCAAAAGTTTTCTGTGGATGTtcagtttttacaaatattatGTTTGAGGTTGTTGTTCTGAGATAAAACGTGACTCTATAGACATGTTTAAAGGTCGTTGCTAGGAAGAGAAGATGGCTGGTGTGTAGCTGCTGCTCACCCTCACAGTGCTCCAGGAACTGAACACACTCCTGAACCACGGCATCGCGCAGCATGACCATGTGTTTGGACATGTTCTCCAGCAGTGAGAGGAAACAACGCTTGGCGTAGAACCAAGTGTCCGTCCCCagctaaacacacacaaacaaacacaaattacCCAAAATAAACGTATTATTCACATTCATTTTGTAACTAAACTCTTTAGTCCTTTTACACCTTTGTGTGAAATACCACCAGTTTTCCTGTTGTTAGAAGTTGGAATGTGTTTAATCAACTTCAGATTCCTGACATCCCTCCTGCTTGTACTGAGAGTGTGATCATTGTGTTTTCAGCTGAATCTTAGTGGACTCAGCTGCAGCCAGAATCTGGACGGGATCAAGACCCCAAACAGAACCGCTGTCTCTGAGTCCTGCAGAGCTGCtcattaaaaatggaaaataatcagACCTGAGGCAGAATTTTAGCCTCCGATGCACGAAAACAATTGagttcagttttatgtaatGAGGTATTTTACATcagatattatttattgtattagaaagtattttaaaagttgacttaaaaaaacaaaacaaaacaaaacaaggcaggttttcagtcatttctgcctCAATAAACCCAGTCTAAACTAGCTCCTGAATCTGAGGGGCAAAGTTTTACAGTTAAAGCTAAAGAAAaggataataataaatatttatggcACAAAATACCTGAAATCATAACTTGATgaataacatatttatttgttgttcaATTAATCATTTGCACCCAACCTTCTTGCACAATGactgcaatatttttttcataaaagaaGATCGTCATCAACAAAGAAGAATACTTGATCAGAAAGaggtgaaaaaaaaccaaataattatttttgttttaaacgttTTGCTCTTAAACTGTGATCTATGTAGCCTTGTTGAAGGAAAATCTCTGTCACCTTTGGAAACGGAGGGTAAAGTAAACGTATCGATCCATGTATCCACTTTGCACATGCTCACTCTGGCTTTCTGTGCAAGAAACCACAGCACCAGGGAAGCACATTTTTGGATTTCTCCGCATCCATCTCATATTGACTCTGCTGCTATTGAAGTTCAAGGATGAGCTGAAGCAATTATGACTGGGAGAAGCGTGTCCGCTTTAGCCATGCTCAGGATGTtcttcttttaaatttttacgTAGTTAATGTTGACGTTACCGCCACCTGCAGCGAGGTTGTCTCAGGCTATCGGAAAACGGAGcgatgaataaataataatgaataaaataatgaaccTTCTTATTATAAGGCTCCAGGCTCTTTATGACTCGAGAGATGCCGAAGTCGTAGTTCCCTTTGGCACAGTACAACGTCCTGAAAAACAATTGACAGAATGAGTTCATTAAAGCATCCTCCAGCAGAACGACCAACAAACTTTCAATCTAACTCATTACATTCCTGCTACATGCATGAAGTCCAGTGTCTTCTCCTGTGTGATCAGACTGACCCAATGACCAAGTTGACGATACAGAGGTGGAACACCTTTTTGTCTGGATCATCATAGGAGATCTGCTCCTCCTCTTTCTCAATCTTCCTCATCAGCTCTTCAGCCTGATAAGCAGCACAACATAAAGAGAACTGAGCAGATTAATGCATTGGAAAGAAGTTTATTAGCTTGAAAAATGTACTAATGATCAGCAACCTTCATGTCAGCGTAGTCATATCATCAGCACAGGTGAAGCTGTACCTGTATCCAACTTAAATCATTTATTCAGTCTTACTCAGCAGACTGACTTCTCTGAGAGATGGGCGGATGAACTGAAATTATCGTCTTCTTGAGTTTGCAGTTGCTACTTCAACAGGAAAGCGGCAGCCATCATGACTAAGAATATTGAAGCTCAAGAACTTCAAGGTTCAGATGTAGAGTAAAAGACTTGAGGACACCCAGGAGGGTCATTCAAACGAGCGTGCTACACAatcatgctgccaccagtgcagagctcgCTCAGCATCAGCAGCAGGTGAGTTTAAATGCATCTGCATGCACAGTAAGGTGAAGACTTTTGGACAAGAAGGGCAACAAAGAAGCCACTTCTTTCCCAGGAAAGGACCTCCTGTCCCATCAAGGACCCCCAGAATTTCTGCAGGAAGTACAACGATGGACAGCAGAAGACAGGTGCCAAGTATCCTTCTTCTGGTTGCTTGAAACATCTGGAAAAGAAAAGATGAGAACTGTGTGGTGCCAACAATCAATGTGGAGGCTTCCTCCCAGATCTTCCTAGGAATACAACCATGAATGAACAGTGGGATCAAAACATCCTTCAAGATCAACAATCCAGGAACAGTTTGGTGAGTATCTGATTGTCCAGCGTGATGGAGCACCATGTCACATGGATacaaacaaagcagagacaAACAAAGCAACTCAAAGATCTTAACATGAATGTTTGGACCTTTGGTCAGGAAACCCTAGGAGAACCTGTGGTCAACTCCAAGCTCTACAAAGACAACAATGGATCATCATCAGTTAGGTTTGGTCATGAAGGTGATATCCAGCAGGTCGGGGAGAATTACAGAAGTCAAGAAGAAACAGAATCAACTCTGGGAGTATTCATACTGCACAGAAATCTGATTCGATTTAAAGTGAAAGGATGAAGAACATTAGGGAGCTGTTTGTCACCTCTTCATTTTGGCTCGTCATGATGTAGGACACACACAGGTTGGCCAGAACCACAGCGCTCACGTTCAGGATCTACAGcatgacacagacacacacttcaTCATTAGCAGGTTGTTTGAAATCATTCAACAAAACGCAAACAAactgtttcagaatcagaaactTAAATATTGACACAAACACAGCTGAAAAACCTGTCCTTTTATTACTACACTCTTAGAAATGAAGGTGAGTGCTGTGAACATCAATCGACCTTAAGCCTTTAAATTTAACCGGATTTAAAGGCCAAATACCATCATATTACAGGGAACTAAAACCTATTAACAAGTATGAAACATCAGTGAATCATAACTGACCTTTCCATTGGTCTTGAGAGAGGataagtaatttaaaaacatttgacaatGAAAAATCCTTCATAGCCACAACTCTGTAAGAAGTGAATACCATATATGGATGAAGACGTGTCCTCTGGATCTGCAATGTCTAATGAACTACAGCTGTTCTTACTGGTGACACTAAAAAATAATCCAATGTTTATGGATGAGTACACAGCAGTTTGGCCATGGAGCACAGCAACAGAACATCGAAGGTGACCACAGCTGTTGTTTGTAAGCATAAAGTTATCGGCTAAGAAAATGGCTTCCTTCACAGTGCACTTTATTTTGATCTGTCCTCTGTTAGGACAAAGCATCTGCTGATGCCTGCAGGACACATTGAACCAATAACTGGTCTCTCCAGCATGTTTAGCCACAATAATTAGTTTTAGCTTTGGTAATTAGCTTTTTTCCTTGTGTCTGAGCCAGTTGAGCCACAGACTGACTGCATATCATTATATTATTTTTGGTTCCTATTTCAAACATAATATCATCTCTTTTTGTCTGCTCTCCATTAccttattatatatatttctgttctTCTGTCATGAAAATCAATAGAGTAGAtgtaaaaatgatgatataTGCCCTTGATGTTGAAACTGAACCTGCTCTGAAGAAAACTCTGAATGCTTGTATTTAATGTGCTTTCTCCTGATCCAAGGTTATGGTTATCCATTTAAAACCGGACCAAAGGAGCATAAGAAACACCACAGCAAACAAACAGAAGTCACACTCAGAGGTGGAATCACTGCAGAGGAGTGAAAACAACCATTTGGTCTTTATTTTACCGAAGGTTTGCATTTGCAGGGACACTCCTGAATGTTACACTGCTCTACCTGCACAGAAAGGCAGGCTGTTATCGCCCCCCAGCTTTACAGAATCTCCCCCCACCCATCCATTCCTCTGGTCAACTTACGGAGTCATAGTGCTTCTTGACGATGGGCTCGTAGAAGCTGATGGCTTCCTTGTATTTGTTCTGCATGAAGAGAACGTGAGCCACGTTGAGCTTCCAGGTGTCGTCATCGTTGCAGAACTCCACTGACTTGCGAAAAATCTTCTCCACCATCTGGAAGTTCTCCCGGTTCCAGTAGATCTTTGCCTGAGCCATGAGAACCACGATGTATCTGAGAGAACAACCAGCCCAGGAAAGACAAAACTGAACTGACACTCTCTAATTAATGGAAAAGGAAGAAGGCAGATGTTTAAGAAGGATTTGGGggtgttacattttaaaatatttcattgaaAACAGCAGGAAACAAAGCTGTTAACTGCTCTGTCATTAGTTAAACATGGGCTTTTAATATTCTTATCCATGTGCTGTTTTGCTGCTGCGTTCATGCAtgatgataaaaaatatttggagaATCTGCTGTGATGTAATGGCAATGTGAGCCTGTGTGTCCTCACTTCTCCTGCATCAGGTCGTAGTCCTGCAGGGTTTTGCTTTGGACCTCGTCGTCTCGAATGTGTCTGGTGTCCTGAACCTGAACAAGGACAAAATTCAGTCCTCTAAATTAAACATTactttactgtattttttattttgcctttaTTAAACCAGGATAAACAGACAACACTACAGGTTAAGACAAGGACAACTTGGGTCAAATCTCATTTGTGGTAAAATGGCCAAGACATAAATCTAATTGGGTATTTTTGTCCACTTGATGTTcgcagatgctctccatccaatcagactgagcttgagatgttttcaaagaagaatggagaTAAATTTCAGTCTGAAGACGTGCAAAATTGAGAGACAACCCCCCCAAACttacagctgtaactgcagtgaaaggtgctTCTACAACGTAACAAAATGAAGGGACAGAATATAAACATACGCCACACttttgctgatttttatttgtaaagaaatatttaaaaaacatgaattattttGCTCCCACTTTACAATGATGAGgtaatttgtgttggtccgtCACATACTGTAAAACCCTGATAAAATAGACTGAAGCTTGTGCTAACACAGGTACCATAATGGTGACTCATCTGAACAGATCTCTGTAAAGATCTCTTCATCCTTTGAGGATAAGCTGCTGAGCATTAATGAGAGCTTCACTCcacatcagcttctgtgtaaATTTGCAAAGTTTCTGCTGTAACTCAGATCCACTTGCTTATTAAACGGGATCTACTGGATGTTtcagttgctgtaaaacaggtTTATGGTTTGGATTTAGAAAGAAGCAGAGGAATAATAAACAACCTGCTTTGCCAGCTTGCGAAGTTGTTCTGTAAGTTTGCTGTTCATCTCTTCAAACTTTCTAAACGCCTGTAAGAGAATCAGAACAAGAAAATACATGAAAGTAGGTGATATGAATACAAATTCTGAACCTTGAGGACTAAATATGAAAATCAAGATGCTTTCAGGAAATGAAGCAGTAAATGAACATGCTGTACCTCCTCTGGTGCCGTCTGGCATGTCAACAATGCATCCAGAAACTCATACATGTACTGCAGAAAGCATGAACATGTGAGAGCAGGTTAACATTTTAACactgaagctgaaaaacatctcctTTCTCCTTTAGAGAAAAACATCAGGCTCTTGTTTAAGCAGGGAAAACTCACCGGGGAGAGGAACTTGTAGGTTAGATGAGCGTTTTCTGCCAGGACGTCGGCTGCCAGGTCAAAGTACTGTGAAAGAGATCCAGCAGAGACATTAATCCCATTTTTATGAAAGGACCACACCTTCTTGCCGATATTTCACACCATCAACCCAAAGCCTCtgaaaaaggtgcacaaacaACAGGGATGACCAAGGCCTTGAGAAGACATGAGCTACAGTCACTCCTGAACCAGGGATGTCAGAAGCGTCATATATGGAGCAGaaaacagactggactgttgcaAAAGTTACATTAGGAAATCAAggtctcagagtctggaggaagaatggagaggcacagaatccatgttccTCAAAGTCCAGCAAGACAtttgctggtgttgatccactgcCTTTTTTTGAAGTCCAAAGTAAACACAGCCATccaccaggacattttagatcaCTTTATGCTctcttctgctgacaagctttatagagatgctgatttcattttccagcaggacctggTACTGTTGAGGCTTAAAGCTTTGTTTCGGTAGATtgaaagtgttattattgtgtttaccattataagatgaattctgtgaagaATTGTTCACTCCGAGTAAACATGCAAGCCTTCTGCAAAACAGAATACACTAGGGAAAAAGGTCCTGGCATGAGGAATGACTGATGGACAATGTTTATGTCCTGGCTAAAGTCGTGGTTCCAAGACAGGCATAGGCCTGTTTGATAGAGTGCTTGGAGTTATACTGATTTCTCCTTGTGTAGAAACagctattttatatatataaaaaaaaacgttaTAAAAGGCACGTAGTGGCCTTGAAAATAAGTAGCCGGTAGTTGATATCTCCCGAcatcccgcacaagctcagaccccccccccccccccccggcgaggtgacattccacgtcaagaacccctcatgatgactacaaaatcgaggcaggTGGCGTcgccggtacggcggagctggggtcccaccctggagccaggcctggggtcgggactcgtcggagagcgcctggtggctgggttgctcctcgcgggacccggccgggccaagcccgaacgagagacgcgagatcatcccccagtgggcccaccacctgcagggggaaccgtgagggaccggtgcaaagaggattgggcggtggacgaaggtggagacctcggcggtcCGATCCCCGGATCCTGGTAAAAAGTATGAATGTCAAATGCCGGCATATGTCCgtctaaatgtttctctaaatgtCTGTccatgtgtctgtgtctgtgttcaTCTAAATGTTGAATCCGTCTGTCATACATGTGGGATTATTGTgaataacatttgtttatccaattctttcttttcctttgttctttattttttataattaattCACAGAAGTAAGACAGGTTTGTAGGAACTCCTTGGGTGCGTGCCTCTTAGTGCTTACAAAGTCCGGACTTATGATTGAACAACTGAATAGTTTAAATTCAAGTGAGCGCGGAGTGGTCTGCAGTTACCTTGGAGtctaaattactttaaaaatgcGCAAGAAATTAATAGAATGTCTATAATTGAAGTGAGAATCCAGGTTTTatctaatttttttcttttctagtcGAAGCTCAAATGTTAACTGCCTGATGCAGGCAGACTCTTGTGTAAATATAAAGTAgggtgtttatattttcttaaccATCAAAGGACAACCGGTATGTTTAAGTCTTTATGGGGTTTAACTGAATGTTTAAACGAAGAACGTTT is a window of Girardinichthys multiradiatus isolate DD_20200921_A chromosome Y, DD_fGirMul_XY1, whole genome shotgun sequence DNA encoding:
- the LOC124864230 gene encoding tetratricopeptide repeat protein 30A-like, with amino-acid sequence MAAIKDGEYTATIYRLIKDGQYVEAIHILNGQLQKHTTSRAALSLLGFCYYHIQDFSSAAECYEQLTQLHPEVEEYKLYYAQSLYKAGAYPEATKASLVLDNPSSHTKMVKLQACIKFCEEDYSAAKLLLEQLPQDDPDYVYNMGCLLYQDGKYEDACKKFMTAMQMLGYVPALSYNIALTYYSLKNYPQAMKHITEIIDRGMREHPELDVGVNTEGIDVHSVGNTLVLHQSALIEAFNLKAAIEYQMKNVKAAQEALTDMPPRSEEELDPVTLHNQALVNMDLRPSEGFEKMAFLLQQPSFPRVTFGNLLLLYCKHEYFDLAADVLAENAHLTYKFLSPYMYEFLDALLTCQTAPEEAFRKFEEMNSKLTEQLRKLAKQVQDTRHIRDDEVQSKTLQDYDLMQEKYIVVLMAQAKIYWNRENFQMVEKIFRKSVEFCNDDDTWKLNVAHVLFMQNKYKEAISFYEPIVKKHYDSILNVSAVVLANLCVSYIMTSQNEEAEELMRKIEKEEEQISYDDPDKKVFHLCIVNLVIGTLYCAKGNYDFGISRVIKSLEPYNKKLGTDTWFYAKRCFLSLLENMSKHMVMLRDAVVQECVQFLEHCEVYGKEVPAIIEQPLEEIHGHIGKNTVTYEARLLKALFYEVIGWNK